A single genomic interval of Helicoverpa armigera isolate CAAS_96S chromosome 13, ASM3070526v1, whole genome shotgun sequence harbors:
- the LOC110376154 gene encoding signal-induced proliferation-associated 1-like protein 1, translated as MYAPDNRRKDARDVIYRSNSSLDLIYAEHPSGNGLRREYGSHGSIDVIGGANERLPAMVHSYSGVSAPDKTPGLSRAVERITDGITADHADGPPSRSSASPKPRLKLNKLWGGTAPVLSRPPLEDGSLSSVAESNKRKQFAHYDCQSLLANLSYAAEIRGALLSRRRNTTTGASAASLLATRGLPPGEDAVPDTGDGRSNELLESCPFFRNELGGEEERCVSLCWKTARGALLGQSGGWHRPRAAYGISMLEFPPGHTHWRHGCPFARSLSPFPIESQDLGALYYRNYFYNQPHQNWFGMDENLGPVAISIKKERVELRRGGGDVSAPASQLAWQYRLIVRTSELLTLRGSVLEDALPTAKPSNNSATYNTKDVLEYVAPELQVGCLRLGISNGGAEEQLLRLDEQCVTRHYKVGVMYCKSGQSTEEEMYNNQEAGPAFVEFLKMLGQTVRLKDFDKYKAGLDNRTDSTGLYSVFTTYQGCDIMFHVSTMLPYTPNNRQQLLRKRHIGNDIVTIVFQEPGAAPFTPRNIRSQFQHVFVVVRAIDPCTENTHYSIAVSRAKEVPLFGPPIKDGAIYPKGEAFTDLLLSKVINGENAAIQSPKFSTMATRTRQEYLKDLAKNYVTATTVETGQKFSIFSSLLMKSGSNSANSTLITRVDNCTNDVLVGGALCFHVQVQDEGAGGSLLDCIMGVSADTVVFVEDSTRQIVLVLPTNSLLGWVVSGGWTRVYYHRGESVRLRGGSDVLLRRLASVAPPHAHALHELTLERGANPQLGFHVQPDGLVTLVESSGCAARAGIKRGARLLEVCRAAVVALHHDQLVDLLKTSDPVTVTVTFASSSKCQCEAGLEEWAPLARADAQQPGRPRRAYERGHSPPRSDSSGYGTGGSCRSGRRSPQTSPAPEAALRRRSHDDAASPRHARHKRASANTSSLTEDLIRMMDAELGEGRSSASGTGSGGPAGGAGGAAPLPLPDAAALDWAALVHTATRAMLQICEEHQYPSMDNTDPSLETLANETTNDSWNDVSVVSETVPATLTTSVSTTSPTGTNVANSTASSASAANCACGLASRVAALETDAAASQRHRHQLEEEVRRLRRHNARLREESARAVWQLRHFTQWLKRTVDRQ; from the exons ATGTACGCTCCAGATAATAGAAGAAAGGATGCTAGAGATGTTATTTACCGCAGCAACTCAAGTCTTGACTTGATATACGCTGAGCATCCGTCTGGGAATGGCTTGCGACGAGAGTACGGAAGTCATGGTTCAATTGACGTAATTGGAGGCGCAAACGAGCGGTTACCCGCTATGGTACACAGCTACAGCGGCGTGTCGGCACCGGACAAGACACCAGGACTGAGCCGCGCCGTCGAAAGGATCACTGATGGCATCACAGCTGACCATGCAGATGGCCCACCATCCAGATCAAGTGCCAGTCCTAAGCCTCGATTGAAACTAAATAAGCTTTGGGGTGGAACAGCACCTGTGTTAAGCCGTCCACCCCTAGAAGACGGAAGTCTCTCATCTGTAGCAGAgagtaacaaaagaaaacagtttGCCCACTATGATTGTCAGTCACTGTTGGCTAACTTAAGTTATGCAGCAGAAATTCGTGGGGCACTGCTGAGCAGGCGGCGCAACACCACAACAGGAGCGTCTGCAGCATCATTACTGGCAACTCGTGGACTGCCTCCAGGAGAGGATGCAGTGCCAGACACGGGAGATGGAAGGTCTAATGAATTGTTAGAAAGTTGTCCATTCTTCAGAAATGAACTGGGAG GTGAAGAAGAACGCTGTGTGTCTTTATGTTGGAAGACTGCCCGCGGTGCTCTACTTGGCCAGTCCGGAGGCTGGCACCGTCCACGCGCTGCTTATGGGATTTCTATGCTGGAGTTTCCTCCAGGACACACGCACTGGCGTCATGGCTGTCCATTTGCCAGATCACTTTCACCATTTCCTATTGAGAGCCAAGACCTGGGTGCCTTATACTATAGGAACTATTTCTACAATCagc CTCATCAGAATTGGTTTGGAATGGACGAGAACCTCGGACCCGTTGCCATATCGATAAAGAAAGAGCGGGTTGAGCTACGTCGCGGCGGCGGGGATGTATCCGCACCCGCGTCGCAGCTCGCCTGGCAGTACCGCCTCATCGTGCGCACTTCCGAACTCCTCACGCTACGAGGCTCCGTGCTAGAAGACGCGCTGCCCACAGCCAAGCCAAGCAACAACAGTGCCACCTACAACACTAAGGATGTGTTGGAGTACGTCGCGCCAGAGTTACAAGTGGGCTGCTTAAG GCTTGGTATCAGTAATGGAGGGGCTGAAGAACAACTCTTAAGATTAGACGAACAATGTGTAACCAGACACTACAAAGTTGGGGTTATGTACTGCAAGAGTGGTCAGTCGACAGAAGAAGAAATGTATAACAACCAAGAAGCTGGACCAGCTTTTGTAGAATTTCTGAAGATGTTAGGCCAAACAGTTAGATTAAAAGACTTTGATAAATATAAGGCTGGGCTAGATAACAGGACTGACTCCACTGGACTATATTCAGTGTTTACCACGTACCAGGGCTGTGACATTATGTTTCATGTGTCAACTATGTTGCCGTACACGCCGAATAACCGACAACAGTTATTGAGGAAACGTCACATCGGCAACGATATAGTAACCATTGTCTTCCAAGAACCTGGTGCTGCCCCGTTCACACCGCGGAATATACGTTCGCAGTTCCAACATGTTTTTGTTGTAGTTAGAGCTATAGATCCATGTACAGAGAATACGCATTATAGTATAGCTGTGAGTCGTGCTAAAGAAGTGCCTTTATTCGGACCTCCGATCAAAGATGGTGCGATATACCCTAAGGGCGAAGCGTTCACTGACTTATTACTAAGTAAA gttaTAAACGGCGAGAATGCTGCAATTCAATCACCAAAGTTTAGTACAATGGCGACGCGCACGCGACAAGAGTACCTGAAAGATTTAGCCAAGAATTATGTGACAGCTACCACTGTTGAAACTGGACAGAAGTTCT CAATATTCTCATCGCTACTTATGAAAAGCGGCAGCAATTCTGCGAACAGCACTTTGATTACGCGAGTGGACAACTGCACCAACGACGTGTTAGTCGGAGGAGCTCTATGTTTTCAT GTTCAAGTACAAGATGAAGGTGCGGGCGGTTCCCTGCTCGACTGCATAATGGGCGTGTCAGCTGACACCGTGGTGTTCGTCGAGGACAGCACGCGACAAATTGTACTCGTCCTACCCACTAACTCGTTACTAG GATGGGTGGTGAGCGGCGGCTGGACACGAGTGTACTACCACCGCGGCGAGAGCGTCCGGCTACGTGGCGGCTCCGACGTGCTGCTGCGACGCCTCGCCAGCGTGGCGCCGCCGCACGCGCACGCGCTGCACGAGCTCACGCTCGAGCGCGGCGCCAACCCGCAGCTCG GGTTCCACGTGCAGCCGGACGGGCTGGTGACGCTGGTGGAGAGCTCGGgctgcgcggcgcgggcgggcaTCAAGCGCGGCGCGCGGCTGCTGGAGGTGTGCCGCGCCGCCGTCGTCGCGTTACACCACGACCAGCTCGTCGATCTGCTCAAGACCTCCGATCCGGTTACG GTGACGGTAACATTCGCGTCGAGCTCCAAGTGCCAGTGCGAGGCGGGGCTGGAGGAGTGGGCTCCGCTCGCCCGCGCGGACGCGCAGCAGCCGGGCCGTCCGCGCCGCGCCTACGAGCGCGGACACTCGCCGCCGCGGTCCGATAGCTCAGGATATGGCACAG GTGGTTCATGTCGGTCGGGTCGTCGGTCGCCGCAGACGTCTCCTGCGCCGGAGGCAGCATTACGCCGCCGCTCGCACGATGACGCCGCGTCGCCGCGACACGCGAGGCACAAGCGTGCCTCTGCTAATACATCTTCGCTTACT GAGGACCTCATCCGCATGATGGACGCGGAACTTGGCGAAGGGAGGTCTTCAGCGAGTGGGACGGGGAGCGGAGGCCCGGCGGGCGGGGCGGGGGGCGCGGCGCCGCTGCCGCTGCCCGACGCCGCCGCACTGGACTGGGCGGCGCTAGTGCATACTGCTACCCGAGCTATGCTGCAG ATATGTGAAGAGCACCAGTATCCTTCGATGGACAACACCGATCCCTCATTAGAAACTTTAGCGAACGAAACCACCAACGATTCCTGGAATGACGTATCTGTC GTATCGGAAACAGTCCCCGCTACGTTAACAACCAGCGTTTCTACGACATCACCGACCGGGACCAACGTGGCCAACAGCACAGCGAGTTCGGCGAGCGCGGCCAACTGCGCGTGCGGGCTCGCGTCACGCGTCGCCGCGCTGGAGACCGACGCCGCCGCCTCGCAGCGACACAGGCATCAGCTCGAAGAAGAG GTGCGTCGGCTGCGGCGACACAACGCACGTTTGCGCGAGGAGTCGGCGCGGGCGGTGTGGCAGCTGCGGCATTTCACGCAGTGGCTCAAGCGAACCGTCGACAGGCAGTGA